In Pleomorphomonas sp. T1.2MG-36, the genomic stretch AGGAACGGCGGCGCCCGAGGCTTGGCTGCGGCCGGTTCCGCGCCGGGAACGGCATGGCCGGCCGGTGTTCCGCGAGCAAAGGTCGAAACTCCCCGTGAACTGGATCAACAACGTCGTCCGCCCGAAAATCCGCTCCCTCTGGTCCGCCAAGCGCGATGTGCCCGAGAATCTCTGGGTGAAGTGCCCGGAGACCGGCGAGATGGTTTTTCACCGTGACCTCGAAGCCAACCAGTGGGTGATCCCCAACTCCGGCTATCATATGCGCATGCCGCCGAAGGAACGCTTCGTGCAGCTCTTCGACGGCGGAGACTATGAGGCGATTTCGACGCCGGCGGTGACGCAGGATCCGCTCAAGTTCCGCGACGAGAAGCGTTACGTCGACCGCCTGCGCGACTCGCGCGCCAAGACTGGCAACGACGATGCGGTGCTGGTGGGCGCCGGTCGTGTCGAGGGCAACGCCGTGGTCGCCGCGGTGCAGGACTTCGACTTCATGGGTGGTTCGTTGGGTACGGCCGCCGGCGAAGCGATCATTCGCGGCATTGAGGAAGCCGTGGCCCGTTCGGCCGCCTTC encodes the following:
- the accD gene encoding acetyl-CoA carboxylase, carboxyltransferase subunit beta: MNWINNVVRPKIRSLWSAKRDVPENLWVKCPETGEMVFHRDLEANQWVIPNSGYHMRMPPKERFVQLFDGGDYEAISTPAVTQDPLKFRDEKRYVDRLRDSRAKTGNDDAVLVGAGRVEGNAVVAAVQDFDFMGGSLGTAAGEAIIRGIEEAVARSAAFVMFTASGGARMQEGILSLMQMPRTTVAVEMLREAGLPYIVVLTNPTLGGVTASYAMLGDVHIAEPGALIGFAGPRVIEQTIREKLPEGFQRSEYLHEHGMIDLVAHRHELRATIGRLVRLLTHAKGTALIPA